One window of Nostoc sp. C052 genomic DNA carries:
- a CDS encoding NAD(P)/FAD-dependent oxidoreductase, translating to MTNDYDIVIIGGSLAAYNAALAATQLRATVALVEPKVDYGFTHHHALTEIAKLAQKLNNAAGFGIHATHSNTSEECHISMTWQEAMVYAQCVASNLKEQHSPAILAAQGVDVIVGSGQFQSSPQLAFAVNNRLLRARTYLLATGSRPEIPDIEGLQATGYLTLSNIWQSLQGETLPKNWVIIGGIPQSIEIAQTLARFGCSVTLVVKHPYVLPYLEPEIATLLQAQLEVEGVRILTEKPVTQVKLIEDKKWIQAGDKAFETDEILVATGQQPNIESLNLATVGVKWHRRSLVVNDKLQTTNHRIYACGDVIGGYDFANIANYEAKIALNNALFFPRLRANYCSTPWAIFSVPMLAQVGLTEAQAKRQFARDEVLVLRQYFKTVVASQICGETTGMCKLIVLRNGEILGASILGGEAGELINLIALAISQKIKVKDLANLSPVYPSFSVILEQTAKEWSKQKLNSNIALQEFLEGFFHFRRNWNL from the coding sequence ATGACTAATGACTACGATATTGTAATTATTGGCGGCAGTCTTGCTGCATATAACGCTGCACTTGCTGCAACCCAACTACGTGCTACAGTTGCCCTGGTGGAACCCAAAGTAGACTATGGGTTTACTCATCATCATGCTCTTACGGAAATTGCTAAACTGGCGCAGAAGTTGAATAATGCAGCTGGTTTTGGTATTCACGCCACACACTCTAATACCTCAGAAGAATGTCATATATCTATGACATGGCAAGAAGCGATGGTGTATGCTCAATGCGTCGCCTCAAATCTTAAAGAACAGCATTCTCCAGCTATCCTAGCCGCGCAGGGAGTCGATGTCATAGTTGGCAGTGGTCAATTTCAATCTTCCCCCCAACTGGCTTTTGCAGTTAACAATCGCCTATTGCGTGCCCGTACCTATTTGCTAGCCACTGGCTCACGTCCAGAAATTCCAGACATTGAAGGATTGCAAGCCACTGGCTATCTAACCCTTTCTAATATTTGGCAATCTTTACAGGGAGAGACATTACCTAAAAACTGGGTAATTATCGGCGGAATTCCCCAAAGCATTGAAATCGCTCAAACTTTAGCGCGGTTTGGTTGCAGTGTGACGTTAGTAGTCAAGCATCCTTATGTTCTCCCCTATTTAGAACCTGAGATAGCCACATTGCTTCAGGCACAGTTGGAAGTCGAGGGTGTACGCATCCTCACTGAAAAACCAGTAACTCAGGTGAAGCTGATTGAGGATAAAAAGTGGATTCAAGCAGGAGATAAAGCCTTTGAAACTGATGAAATTTTAGTGGCGACTGGGCAACAGCCAAATATTGAATCTCTCAATTTGGCAACAGTAGGCGTGAAATGGCATCGGCGTAGCTTAGTGGTGAATGATAAATTACAAACCACTAATCACCGCATTTATGCTTGTGGCGATGTAATTGGTGGTTACGACTTTGCCAATATCGCTAATTATGAAGCCAAAATTGCTCTGAACAATGCCCTCTTTTTCCCCAGGCTACGAGCAAATTATTGCTCCACTCCTTGGGCGATATTTTCTGTGCCGATGCTGGCGCAAGTGGGTTTGACTGAAGCCCAAGCAAAACGCCAATTTGCTAGAGATGAAGTTTTAGTTTTGCGACAGTATTTTAAAACAGTGGTAGCATCTCAAATTTGCGGCGAAACCACTGGTATGTGTAAATTAATTGTGCTACGCAATGGGGAAATTTTAGGAGCTTCGATATTGGGGGGAGAAGCTGGAGAATTAATTAATTTGATTGCCTTGGCAATATCACAAAAAATTAAAGTCAAAGATTTAGCAAATTTATCTCCCGTCTATCCTAGTTTCTCAGTAATTCTGGAACAGACTGCAAAAGAGTGGAGTAAACAAAAGTTAAATAGCAACATTGCTTTGCAAGAGTTTTTAGAAGGCTTCTTCCATTTCCGCCGCAATTGGAATTTATGA
- a CDS encoding DUF3685 domain-containing protein, protein MSDRPIKLLLIDQDPIFRLGLQVALEAIPNLVAIAAVETDTVALQILAEIAEKDPNQINLLVLEFGNGRSTTSQQLGLQFCRQLRVLYPNLPILLLSSVQEQGLLLAAKSIGVNGYCPKGTPLPELVAAIQEVANGGSYWFGDAEAIITPNSSLPTPHSPLPFSKLRNNLRLSGNTNIETTLAAVTAQLQVPGLPVLDRAILAGRRRELLAARWLLNRLLVSSQERQEEIPIADEPSLTPSLSSAIQQRQTVSPLLSPGTLQSVLFASCVTKLQFPLKNVTDIPLEIDIFREDKKRELLYLILQKLAQQLDELRDSNIEINQLYKVKNILVCDLWQVAVTDFFGKFSRIQIGNQNIEIVNLLLQNIEVVQRDILNKIPLICELYSYLIFQIELNIDNTSYSVVSAESKSQALMILENLLIQVANGVVQPLLNSLADVEEIKQNFYGQQLISTREIERFRNDLSWKYRLRNYINEPKAVFESRYELFVIVPRGIANTSVYAPRNQELVRLSNIPLVVTLLLEFSDAIAPRLKSLLSFLGSGIVFILTQIVGRGLGLIGRGILQGIGSVSSVEKNFRRNSDRSK, encoded by the coding sequence ATGAGCGATCGCCCGATAAAATTATTGTTAATCGACCAAGACCCAATTTTTCGTCTGGGTTTACAGGTAGCTCTGGAAGCAATTCCTAACCTGGTAGCGATCGCAGCAGTAGAAACTGATACCGTTGCCTTGCAGATTTTAGCAGAAATTGCCGAAAAAGACCCTAACCAGATAAATTTGCTAGTTTTGGAATTCGGTAATGGTCGCTCTACTACCAGTCAACAGCTAGGTTTACAATTCTGTCGCCAACTCAGAGTCTTATATCCCAACCTCCCAATTTTGCTCCTCAGTTCTGTGCAAGAACAAGGACTGCTATTAGCAGCAAAATCTATTGGTGTAAATGGCTACTGCCCTAAAGGTACACCACTTCCTGAGTTAGTCGCTGCCATCCAAGAGGTTGCAAATGGGGGTTCTTACTGGTTTGGCGATGCAGAAGCAATCATAACTCCTAATTCCTCACTCCCCACTCCCCACTCCCCACTCCCATTTTCTAAACTCCGAAATAATTTGCGTTTGTCAGGAAACACTAACATTGAGACCACCCTAGCCGCAGTCACAGCACAATTACAAGTTCCCGGATTACCAGTACTAGATCGAGCAATTCTAGCTGGACGGCGGCGAGAACTGTTAGCAGCTCGTTGGTTGCTAAATCGGTTATTGGTTTCATCACAAGAAAGGCAAGAGGAAATTCCGATTGCTGATGAGCCGTCTTTGACCCCTTCGTTGAGTAGTGCCATTCAACAAAGACAAACTGTGTCACCTTTACTTAGTCCGGGAACATTACAATCTGTTTTGTTTGCATCTTGCGTTACTAAACTTCAATTTCCTTTAAAAAATGTCACAGATATACCTTTAGAAATTGACATCTTTCGTGAAGATAAAAAGCGGGAATTACTTTATCTAATTTTGCAAAAATTAGCTCAACAGTTGGATGAATTACGTGATTCTAATATTGAAATCAATCAATTATATAAAGTAAAAAATATTTTGGTATGCGACTTATGGCAAGTAGCAGTTACAGACTTTTTCGGTAAATTTTCTCGAATCCAAATAGGAAATCAAAACATAGAAATTGTTAACTTGTTGCTACAAAATATAGAGGTTGTGCAAAGAGATATTCTCAATAAAATTCCGTTAATTTGTGAGTTGTATTCTTATCTGATATTTCAAATAGAATTGAATATTGATAATACCTCATATTCAGTAGTGAGTGCTGAGTCTAAGTCTCAGGCACTAATGATTTTAGAAAACTTGTTGATTCAGGTAGCGAATGGGGTAGTGCAACCATTGCTAAATTCTTTAGCAGATGTAGAAGAGATTAAGCAAAATTTTTATGGGCAGCAATTAATTTCCACAAGAGAGATTGAAAGATTTAGAAATGATTTGTCATGGAAATACCGATTGAGAAATTATATAAATGAACCAAAAGCAGTATTTGAAAGCCGCTATGAGTTATTTGTAATAGTGCCTCGTGGTATTGCCAATACTTCAGTTTATGCTCCTCGAAATCAGGAGTTAGTAAGACTTTCTAATATTCCTTTAGTAGTGACATTGCTGCTAGAATTTAGTGATGCGATCGCACCGCGTCTAAAATCACTATTATCTTTTTTAGGTAGCGGTATAGTCTTCATTCTCACTCAAATAGTTGGTCGTGGTTTAGGTTTAATCGGTCGTGGTATTCTTCAAGGTATTGGTAGCGTTTCGTCAGTAGAAAAGAACTTTAGAAGAAATAGCGATCGATCCAAGTGA
- a CDS encoding OB-fold-containig protein has protein sequence MLFSPANLPYWIFLGIGVLLFLFMIISGGGGQDIDADVDVDADFDADSNSELGFGQFLGWVGIGKAPLILLLATDLSLWGVLGWMLNVWISGNSNRNITGFIGTIILFGSLIISLLMGGLIARPIGKIFAEFGEDASSDRLIGCIGIVTSAYIPTENLGRIGQVDVLDTKRNLLTVSAVIPDWATIAPQRGEKVLIIEHKTQIYLVIAKDSPDQEHWLTNSTHKN, from the coding sequence ATGCTGTTTAGCCCAGCCAACTTGCCCTATTGGATATTTCTGGGAATCGGAGTCTTACTATTCTTGTTTATGATAATTTCTGGCGGGGGAGGGCAAGATATTGATGCAGATGTTGATGTAGATGCAGACTTCGATGCAGATAGCAATAGCGAATTGGGTTTTGGACAATTCTTGGGATGGGTAGGTATTGGGAAAGCACCACTCATATTGTTATTGGCAACAGATTTGAGTCTGTGGGGCGTTTTGGGTTGGATGTTAAATGTTTGGATTAGTGGAAATTCCAATAGGAATATAACTGGTTTTATTGGGACTATTATATTATTTGGTTCGCTGATTATCAGTTTATTAATGGGAGGATTAATAGCAAGACCAATTGGCAAGATTTTTGCCGAGTTTGGTGAAGATGCAAGTAGCGATCGCTTGATAGGTTGCATTGGGATTGTTACATCTGCTTACATTCCTACCGAAAATCTAGGCAGAATTGGACAAGTAGATGTGCTAGATACAAAACGCAATCTTTTGACTGTTAGTGCTGTTATACCAGACTGGGCGACGATTGCCCCGCAACGTGGAGAAAAAGTTTTAATCATCGAACACAAGACACAAATTTACCTAGTTATTGCCAAAGATAGTCCCGATCAAGAACATTGGTTAACTAACTCAACCCATAAAAATTAA
- a CDS encoding DUF2288 domain-containing protein has translation MSDLRAELTKILDEAEWEWLIPHVQRDAVILVAPNLNLIDVGVAIASDNIPSVQQWIDELLITKPTTVQVGEWNLDRSKRFNTLIVQPYVLAQEIAAA, from the coding sequence ATGTCGGATTTAAGAGCGGAATTAACAAAGATTTTGGATGAGGCAGAGTGGGAGTGGCTAATTCCTCATGTACAACGAGATGCAGTAATTTTGGTAGCACCTAATTTAAACTTGATAGATGTTGGAGTAGCGATCGCCAGTGATAACATTCCATCAGTGCAACAGTGGATTGATGAGCTATTGATTACCAAACCCACGACAGTACAGGTAGGAGAATGGAATCTTGACCGTAGTAAGCGATTTAATACTCTCATCGTGCAGCCTTACGTTTTGGCACAAGAAATAGCCGCTGCTTAA
- a CDS encoding endonuclease MutS2, producing the protein MIQSETLELLEWNRLCQHLATFAATKLGATAARNLKIPDSQIQSEQLLEQTKEVYQLESRLTTGLSFEGIQDIGDSLERAERSGTLTGDELLAIATTLAGARNLRRVIDNQEDLPILTDLVADLRTYPELEQEIHRCIDERAQVTDRASQKLGEIRTDLRRLRSQITQKLQNILQAKSGAVQEQLITQRSDRFVIPVKAPQKDAIPGIVHDTSTSGATLYVEPNSVVPLGNQLRQIIRREQAEEETIRRVLTELVAAVKPDLERLLAIATTLDLATARSRYSFWLGANPPRFIQREDKEIITLRNLRHPLLVWQQQHEQGQPVVPVDLLISPQIRVVTITGPNTGGKTVSLKTLGLAALMAKVGLFVPAREPVEIPWFDQVLADIGDEQSLQQSLSTFSGHIRRISRILEALGTGEKEIPNPQSLVLLDEVGAGTDPVEGSALAIALLQYLANHAQLTIATTHFGELKALKYEDDRFENASVEFDESTLSPTYRLLWGIPGRSNALTIALRLGLKPEVVQQAKTQVGEATDEVNQVIAGLEAQRRRQETKAAEAQVLLQQAERLYKEVSAKAASLEERESSLRASQEVAVQQAIAQAKGEIAQVIRRLQKGTPTAQEAQQATNALNQIGQQYQPATPAKPKLGFMPKVGDRIRVPKLGQVADVITPPDEDGQLSVRFGLMKMAVKLEDIESLDGQKAEPVVKPKPAPAAITPPLQSVPEIRTSKNTIDLRGKRVADAEYILDKAISEATGPVWIIHGYGTGKLRQGVHAFLQQHPRVNNYEPAEQADGGTGVTVAHIK; encoded by the coding sequence TTGATCCAATCTGAAACCTTAGAACTATTAGAATGGAATCGCCTCTGTCAGCACCTTGCCACCTTTGCGGCAACTAAGCTAGGGGCGACAGCTGCGCGTAATCTGAAAATACCCGATTCTCAGATCCAAAGCGAACAGTTGTTAGAGCAAACCAAAGAAGTCTACCAACTGGAAAGTCGCCTGACTACGGGGCTGTCATTTGAAGGAATTCAAGATATTGGTGATTCCTTAGAACGTGCAGAACGCAGTGGGACTTTGACAGGGGATGAACTGTTAGCGATCGCCACCACCCTCGCTGGTGCGAGAAATTTGCGCCGTGTGATTGACAATCAGGAAGATTTGCCCATACTGACTGATTTAGTGGCCGATTTGCGGACTTATCCAGAACTAGAACAAGAAATTCACCGTTGTATTGATGAACGGGCCCAGGTAACTGACCGCGCGAGTCAAAAACTGGGAGAAATTCGCACAGACTTGCGGCGATTACGCAGCCAAATTACTCAAAAACTGCAAAATATCTTACAGGCAAAATCTGGCGCAGTTCAAGAACAGCTAATTACACAACGCAGCGATCGCTTTGTCATCCCTGTAAAAGCACCCCAAAAAGATGCCATCCCCGGTATAGTCCACGATACCTCTACCAGCGGTGCAACGCTGTACGTGGAACCGAATTCAGTAGTGCCTCTAGGCAACCAACTGCGGCAGATCATCAGGAGAGAACAAGCCGAAGAAGAAACCATTCGCCGCGTTTTGACAGAACTTGTCGCCGCAGTCAAACCAGATTTAGAGAGATTGTTAGCGATCGCTACCACTTTGGATTTGGCAACCGCGAGATCACGATATAGCTTCTGGCTAGGGGCGAATCCCCCGCGATTTATTCAGCGGGAAGACAAGGAAATCATTACCTTGCGGAATTTACGACATCCTCTGTTAGTGTGGCAACAACAGCACGAACAAGGGCAACCAGTAGTTCCTGTGGATTTGTTGATTAGTCCGCAAATTCGGGTAGTGACAATTACCGGGCCGAATACTGGCGGTAAAACTGTAAGCTTAAAAACCTTGGGATTAGCAGCATTGATGGCCAAAGTGGGCTTATTTGTCCCCGCACGCGAACCAGTAGAAATCCCTTGGTTTGATCAAGTGCTGGCAGATATTGGCGATGAACAATCCTTACAGCAAAGTTTATCCACATTCTCTGGACACATCCGCCGAATTAGTCGGATTTTAGAAGCATTGGGGACTGGGGAAAAGGAAATTCCTAATCCCCAATCCCTAGTCTTACTTGATGAAGTCGGCGCAGGAACCGATCCAGTAGAAGGTAGTGCCTTAGCGATCGCCTTGTTGCAATATCTCGCTAACCATGCCCAGCTAACTATTGCCACCACTCACTTCGGCGAACTGAAAGCCCTAAAATACGAAGACGATCGCTTTGAAAATGCCTCTGTAGAATTTGACGAAAGTACTCTCTCGCCCACTTACCGTCTGCTGTGGGGCATTCCCGGACGTTCTAATGCTTTAACTATTGCCCTGCGATTGGGATTAAAACCTGAAGTAGTACAACAGGCAAAAACCCAAGTGGGAGAAGCCACAGATGAAGTTAACCAGGTGATTGCTGGCTTAGAAGCGCAACGCCGCCGCCAAGAAACCAAAGCTGCGGAAGCCCAAGTTTTGTTGCAGCAAGCGGAACGTTTATACAAAGAAGTATCCGCAAAAGCCGCAAGTTTGGAGGAGAGAGAAAGCAGTTTGCGGGCTTCACAAGAAGTAGCAGTACAACAAGCGATCGCTCAAGCAAAAGGTGAAATTGCCCAAGTGATCCGCCGTTTGCAGAAAGGTACGCCTACAGCCCAAGAGGCGCAGCAAGCCACCAACGCTTTGAATCAAATTGGCCAGCAATATCAGCCAGCAACCCCAGCAAAACCAAAACTTGGGTTTATGCCGAAAGTCGGCGATCGCATCCGTGTTCCCAAATTGGGACAGGTAGCCGATGTCATCACCCCTCCTGATGAAGATGGCCAGTTAAGCGTTCGCTTTGGGCTAATGAAAATGGCTGTGAAGTTAGAAGATATAGAATCTTTAGATGGTCAAAAAGCCGAACCAGTCGTCAAACCCAAGCCAGCCCCAGCAGCAATAACCCCGCCACTGCAAAGTGTCCCAGAAATTCGGACTTCCAAAAATACCATCGATTTGCGTGGTAAACGGGTAGCTGATGCCGAATACATTTTAGATAAAGCCATTTCGGAAGCTACAGGCCCAGTCTGGATTATTCACGGGTATGGCACTGGTAAGCTACGACAAGGAGTCCACGCCTTTTTGCAACAGCATCCCAGAGTGAATAACTACGAACCAGCAGAACAAGCAGATGGCGGCACAGGTGTTACCGTTGCTCACATCAAATAA
- the cobD gene encoding threonine-phosphate decarboxylase CobD, with protein sequence MRQPAHGGNLAWAAALAGCSPDAILDFSASISPLGPPNSAIAAIKSQIGNLKHYPDPNYSELRLALSHFHQLPPEWILPGNGSAELLTLIGRELAQLAATILITPAFGDYYRTLKAYDAKVLECPLSLVIGHWSLVIDKEHIRPSGFPQGRTKDKGLLLNNPHNPTGKLFSRESILPYLEQFALVVVDEAFMDFVPPNEEQSLIPVVQEYPNLVVLRSLTKFYSLPGLRLGYAIAHPDCLAKWQLWRDPWPVNTLAAAAAIAALQDTEFQLQTWSWLPPARNQLFQGLAEIPGLQPQASAANFLLVESQQSTLQLQQQLLKHHQILIRDCLSFKELGDRFFRVAVREESDNQRLLTALSGE encoded by the coding sequence ATGCGGCAACCTGCACACGGGGGAAATTTAGCCTGGGCAGCGGCACTGGCTGGCTGTTCCCCTGATGCTATTCTGGATTTTTCTGCTAGCATCAGCCCATTGGGGCCTCCAAACAGCGCGATCGCTGCTATAAAGTCCCAAATTGGTAATCTTAAGCACTATCCAGACCCAAATTATAGTGAACTGAGACTAGCTCTCAGTCACTTCCATCAATTGCCGCCTGAGTGGATTCTGCCGGGTAACGGCTCCGCAGAATTACTCACTTTAATCGGTAGGGAATTAGCTCAATTAGCCGCGACAATTTTAATAACTCCAGCCTTTGGTGACTACTACCGAACCCTAAAGGCATACGACGCGAAAGTGCTGGAGTGTCCTTTGTCATTGGTCATTGGTCATTGGTCATTGGTCATTGACAAAGAACATATACGCCCCAGCGGCTTCCCGCAGGGTAGGACAAAGGACAAAGGACTATTGCTGAATAATCCCCACAACCCAACCGGAAAGCTATTCTCGCGGGAGTCTATTTTGCCCTACTTGGAGCAATTTGCTTTGGTTGTGGTGGATGAAGCATTTATGGATTTTGTACCGCCCAATGAGGAACAAAGCCTGATTCCGGTGGTACAGGAATATCCAAATTTAGTAGTATTGCGATCGCTGACCAAATTTTACAGTCTCCCAGGATTGCGATTAGGATATGCGATCGCCCACCCCGATTGTCTAGCAAAATGGCAGTTATGGCGCGATCCTTGGCCTGTAAACACACTAGCGGCAGCGGCGGCAATTGCAGCACTCCAAGATACAGAGTTTCAGCTGCAAACTTGGTCATGGCTACCACCTGCACGAAACCAACTCTTTCAGGGTTTAGCTGAAATCCCAGGATTGCAACCCCAAGCAAGTGCCGCTAATTTTTTACTAGTTGAGTCTCAACAGTCTACTTTGCAGTTGCAGCAACAATTACTCAAACATCATCAGATTTTAATCCGCGATTGCCTTAGTTTTAAAGAACTAGGCGATCGCTTTTTCCGGGTTGCTGTACGTGAAGAGTCCGATAACCAACGCTTACTAACAGCGTTGAGTGGGGAGTAG
- a CDS encoding diacylglycerol/polyprenol kinase family protein produces the protein MTNDFIGLAISYVYATSLLVIGEGLRRLFGVKPDLTRKVIHIGAGMWVFGVLLLFKHWEIGIIPFATFIGLNYLFYRHRIIGAMDTEDSSPGTVYFAISVTLLFGLLWRPDGPVDSVAIAVAGIMAMTWGDALAALIGRRFGQHKYQVGNSVRSWEGSAAMFVASTVVIFLVLLLLPGSSLSPLATPLGLGWALLTAVVTAIFATLVEAVSPHGTDNLSVPLVAAGVVWIMQAFVNNL, from the coding sequence ATGACAAATGATTTTATCGGACTAGCAATTTCTTATGTTTACGCCACCAGTCTGCTTGTCATTGGCGAGGGACTGCGTAGGCTATTTGGTGTAAAGCCAGATTTGACCCGTAAAGTGATTCATATCGGTGCAGGGATGTGGGTTTTCGGCGTCCTGCTGCTGTTTAAGCACTGGGAAATCGGAATTATACCTTTTGCTACCTTTATCGGACTCAATTACCTGTTTTACCGCCACCGAATCATCGGCGCAATGGATACTGAAGATAGCTCACCTGGTACAGTTTACTTTGCTATCTCAGTGACGCTGTTATTTGGGCTGCTGTGGCGGCCAGATGGGCCAGTAGATAGCGTTGCGATCGCTGTTGCTGGGATAATGGCAATGACCTGGGGTGATGCGCTAGCAGCATTAATCGGTAGACGCTTCGGACAGCATAAATATCAAGTGGGAAATTCTGTGCGTTCCTGGGAAGGTTCGGCAGCAATGTTTGTAGCAAGTACAGTGGTGATTTTCTTGGTGCTGTTGCTGCTACCTGGTTCATCTCTGAGTCCCCTAGCAACGCCTTTAGGTTTAGGATGGGCCTTATTAACGGCAGTGGTAACTGCTATCTTCGCCACTCTAGTAGAGGCAGTCTCACCCCACGGTACAGATAACCTCAGTGTGCCTCTAGTAGCAGCCGGAGTAGTGTGGATAATGCAGGCATTTGTAAATAATTTGTAA
- a CDS encoding HU family DNA-binding protein, which produces MNKGELVDAVAEKASVTKKQADAVLTAALETIIEAVSSGDKVTLVGFGSFESRERKAREGRNPKTNEKMEIPATRVPAFSAGKLFREKVAPPKA; this is translated from the coding sequence ATGAACAAAGGTGAATTAGTTGATGCCGTAGCTGAAAAAGCTAGTGTTACCAAGAAACAAGCAGATGCAGTCTTAACTGCCGCTTTGGAAACGATTATTGAAGCAGTTTCCTCTGGTGATAAGGTGACATTGGTGGGATTTGGTTCATTTGAATCACGGGAACGTAAAGCCCGTGAAGGTCGCAACCCGAAAACAAATGAAAAGATGGAAATTCCAGCCACGAGAGTTCCTGCTTTCTCCGCAGGAAAACTGTTTAGAGAAAAGGTAGCACCCCCAAAAGCATAG
- a CDS encoding flotillin family protein, producing the protein MLFWLTFIQSLPSITIAEVPQINLQPQQKQTTLISQTLPVRIQPTIAQISGGLVFPGVIATLVLLLLFSLFAYTRVYVVTPNNEAFVRTGGLFIKKKSVILYGGCIVLPGFHQLTRVPLREISIDVERTGKLAVRTKDYLRADIRVTFYVCINASEDDVLTAAARLSQNGIKITPEDIKNALEKRADDAIRAAAKTKDLAEIDSDKLGFAQEVLNLVGTDLKKVGLTLNNIAISEILESVTYDPDNFFDAQGVRLRTEIIQRSIQQKREVELVAQVTIEQKELDALKRSLQIAQEQEGSKLEQKLQVEALKAQKEREIQESKDREAATVRRTKILQEQSIEEEEIRKKLSVQQSQIEADISLEERNKQLKVAQALQKQESELAEIIREQSVESGKLQAQVRIAESEREAKLAQEDVAIAIANKKRESFVAQAQQAKAEESVKTAGEVEKAERNKRLSVIAAEREAEERSISDRNVVEIDAFRRRRQAEIAQQAAELEAEAIRTLAAANRDKVLAEAEGIQAKITAENSISNANLTAKILTTIWPELADKLPEIATALAPQPGVLGDTRIYSFPGANGSSGSQDINKLLLSTSGLSLINTLLDEGKLGELIGQVSQLVRGNNQVITSKSSHLSLETNPTPTVIENNTETN; encoded by the coding sequence ATGCTTTTTTGGTTAACTTTCATCCAATCTTTACCGAGTATCACAATCGCTGAAGTTCCACAAATTAATTTACAACCACAACAAAAGCAAACAACATTAATTTCCCAAACACTCCCAGTCAGAATCCAGCCGACTATTGCCCAAATTAGTGGGGGATTAGTATTTCCTGGAGTTATTGCTACTTTAGTTTTATTACTACTATTTAGCCTGTTTGCTTACACACGGGTTTACGTAGTGACACCTAACAACGAAGCTTTCGTAAGAACTGGGGGTCTTTTTATCAAAAAGAAATCGGTAATTCTCTATGGTGGTTGCATTGTTTTACCGGGATTTCATCAGTTAACTCGTGTACCTCTGCGAGAAATTTCCATTGATGTGGAACGTACTGGTAAACTCGCAGTTCGGACTAAAGATTATTTACGAGCAGATATTCGAGTCACTTTTTATGTGTGTATTAATGCCTCTGAAGACGATGTTTTAACCGCAGCCGCTAGACTATCTCAAAATGGCATCAAAATTACTCCTGAAGATATTAAAAATGCTTTAGAAAAAAGAGCAGATGATGCAATTAGAGCAGCAGCCAAAACTAAGGATTTAGCGGAAATAGATTCTGATAAATTGGGGTTTGCTCAGGAGGTGCTGAATTTAGTTGGCACTGATTTGAAAAAAGTCGGGTTAACTCTAAATAACATTGCCATTTCCGAAATATTAGAGAGTGTTACTTACGATCCAGATAACTTTTTTGATGCCCAAGGTGTACGCTTGCGAACCGAAATTATTCAACGTTCAATTCAACAAAAGCGGGAAGTTGAGTTAGTCGCACAAGTGACAATTGAGCAAAAAGAACTGGATGCCCTCAAGCGATCGCTACAAATTGCCCAAGAACAAGAAGGTTCTAAACTAGAGCAAAAATTGCAAGTAGAAGCATTAAAAGCCCAGAAAGAACGCGAAATTCAAGAATCGAAAGATAGGGAGGCTGCAACAGTACGGCGTACCAAAATTTTGCAAGAACAATCAATTGAAGAAGAAGAGATTCGCAAAAAGTTATCGGTGCAGCAAAGCCAAATTGAAGCTGATATTTCTCTAGAAGAGCGTAATAAACAGCTAAAGGTAGCACAAGCACTGCAAAAACAAGAATCTGAGCTTGCAGAGATTATACGCGAACAAAGTGTAGAATCTGGAAAGCTACAAGCACAAGTACGGATAGCGGAGTCAGAACGAGAAGCAAAACTAGCTCAAGAAGATGTAGCGATCGCTATTGCTAACAAAAAACGCGAAAGCTTTGTTGCACAAGCACAACAAGCCAAAGCAGAAGAATCAGTTAAGACAGCAGGTGAAGTTGAAAAAGCCGAACGCAACAAACGCCTATCGGTGATTGCTGCGGAACGAGAAGCTGAAGAACGGAGTATTAGCGATCGCAACGTCGTAGAAATCGATGCTTTCCGCCGTCGCCGTCAAGCAGAAATCGCTCAACAAGCAGCCGAATTAGAAGCTGAAGCAATTCGCACCCTCGCAGCAGCTAACCGCGATAAAGTTTTAGCAGAAGCAGAAGGTATTCAAGCAAAAATTACCGCCGAAAACTCTATCAGTAATGCCAATCTCACTGCCAAAATTCTGACAACTATCTGGCCAGAATTAGCCGATAAACTACCAGAAATTGCCACCGCTTTAGCACCACAACCTGGAGTTTTAGGAGATACTCGTATTTATTCATTCCCTGGTGCTAATGGTAGTAGTGGCAGTCAAGATATTAACAAACTACTACTATCTACAAGTGGACTTTCTTTAATTAATACTTTACTTGACGAAGGCAAATTAGGTGAATTAATCGGTCAAGTCAGCCAGCTAGTGCGTGGTAATAACCAAGTCATAACTAGTAAATCAAGCCATCTTTCTTTAGAAACTAACCCAACACCAACTGTCATCGAAAACAACACAGAAACTAATTAG